In the Ursus arctos isolate Adak ecotype North America unplaced genomic scaffold, UrsArc2.0 scaffold_5, whole genome shotgun sequence genome, one interval contains:
- the MINAR2 gene encoding major intrinsically disordered NOTCH2-binding receptor 1-like, giving the protein MDLSVLPNNNHPDKFLQLDVKAFVRSSALLQAGLVRFPGGNYPAAQHWQNLVYSQREKKTITAQRMRRSGAEGPLAGDHPPPSLSSVLKNNPLYGDLSLEEAMEERRKHPSWTVEEYDRHSLHTNLSGHLKENPNDLRFWLGDMYTPGFDTLLKKEEEQEKHSKYCRIGLILLLVACILVFIVTVSTLFT; this is encoded by the exons ATGGATCTCTCTGTTTTGCCAAACAACAACCATCCTGACAAATTCCTGCAGCTCGATGTGAAGGCTTTCGTGAGGAGCTCAGCTCTTCTTCAGGCTGGCCTGGTGAGGTTTCCAGGGGGGAACTACCCTGCGGCGCAGCACTGGCAAAACCTCGTGTACTCACAG agagaaaagaagaccaTTACCGCGCAGCGAATGAGGCGATCCGGTGCAGAGGGCCCTCTTGCTGGGGACCATCCCCCACCATCCCTGTCGTCAGTTCTGAAGAATAACCCGCTCTATGGTGACCTAAGCTTGGAGGAAGctatggaagaaagaagaaagcatccCTCATGGACCGTTGAGGAGTATGACAGGCATTCCCTGCACACAAACCTTTCTGGGCATCTGAAG gaaaatcCTAATGACCTACGGTTTTGGTTGGGAGACATGTACACGCCCGGTTTTGATACCTtattgaaaaaggaagaggagcaAGAAAAGCATTCAAAATATTGCCGTATAGGTCTGATTTTGCTCCTTGTTGCCTGCATCTTGGTTTTCATAGTGACCGTGAGCACACTTTTCACTTAA